One genomic window of Glycine soja cultivar W05 chromosome 9, ASM419377v2, whole genome shotgun sequence includes the following:
- the LOC114425319 gene encoding chitin elicitor receptor kinase 1-like: MDMQASNEFLAELKVLTHVHHLNLERLIRYCVEGSLFLVYEYIENGYLSQHLRGSGRDPLTWAARVQIALDAARGLEYIHEHTVPVYIHRDIKSANILIDKNFRAKVADFGLTKLTEYGSSSLHTRLVGTFGYMPPEYAQYGDVSSKIDVYAFGVVLYELISGKEAIVKINEPENESKGLVSLFEEVLGLSDPNEDPRQLVDPRLCDKFPLDSVFKVSQLAKVYT; the protein is encoded by the exons ATGGATATGCAAGCATCAAATGAATTTCTTGCAGAATTGAAGGTTCTGACACACGTCCATCACTTGAACTTG GAGCGGTTAATAAGATATTGTGTTGAGGGCTCcttatttttggtttatgaGTACATTGAGAACGGCTATTTAAGTCAACATTTGCGAGGCTCAg GAAGGGATCCGTTAACATGGGCAGCTAGAGTTCAAATTGCTCTTGATGCAGCAAGAGGACTGGAATATATCCATGAGCACACAGTTCCTGTCTACATCCATAGAGATATTAAATCAGCAAACATTTTGATTGACAAAAACTTCCGTGCAAAG GTTGCAGATTTTGGTCTCACAAAATTGACCGAATATGGTAGTTCTTCATTACATACGCGTCTTGTGGGTACATTTGGTTATATGCCTCCAGA ATATGCACAATACGGTGATGTGTCCTCCAAAATAGATGTATATGCTTTTGGAGTTGTTCTCTATGAACTCATATCAGGCAAGGAAGCTATTGTCAAGATAAACGAACCTGAAAATGAATCAAAAGGACTAGTCTCCTTG TTTGAAGAAGTTCTTGGTCTGTCAGACCCGAATGAAGATCCTCGTCAACTTGTTGATCCTAGACTCTGTGACAAATTCCCTCTTGACTCGGTATTTAAG GTGTCTCAGCTTGCCAAAGTATACACATGA
- the LOC114367873 gene encoding chaperonin-like RBCX protein 1, chloroplastic: MEFCATLPLSQLPYVYPSTLSSNKAYPFWSCKRRISSRPTRLHCSKMFVPGFGEASPEAKAAENLHNFFTFVAVKIVAAQLESYNHEAYEELMEFLSRHSLNDGDKFCATMFRESSRHKNLALRIMEVRSAYCKNDFEWDNMKRLAFKMVTESNTRLMTEYVLETSHVETEK, from the exons ATGGAATTCTGTGCAACTCTACCACTTTCTCAGCTTCCTTATGTCTACCCTTCAACACTTAGTAGTAACAAAGCTTATCCATTTTGGTCTTGCAAGCGAAGGATCTCATCACGACCAACACGCTTACACTGCAGCAAGATGTTTGTacctg GATTTGGAGAAGCATCACCAGAAGCAAAGGCTGCTGAAAACCTCCACAATTTCTTCACCTTTGTTGCAGTGAAGATTGTTGCTGCTCAACTTGAG AGCTACAATCATGAAGCATATGAGGAGCTGATGGAATTCTTGAGTAGACACTCGTTGAATGATGGTGACAAGTTCTGTGCCACTATGTTCAGAGAATCATCAAGACATAAGAATTTAG CCCTAAGAATAATGGAG GTTCGATCAGCATACtgcaaaaatgattttgaatggGACAACATGAAGCGTTTAGCTTTTAAG ATGGTCACTGAATCTAACACGAGGCTCATGACGGAATATGTCTTAGAAACCAGTCACGTTGAAACCGAGAAGTGA
- the LOC114367872 gene encoding malonyl-CoA decarboxylase, mitochondrial-like, which produces MNKKALSILMRARMKPNDRTNLSLSPIPLTNARSQMQQQQQNSLPNGSPGDGNSAPNDSGNSDREFKSVRASMHSAISMNKTEVLDDVLNNFSEGYLSLSRENRRKLLLVLAREYDLNRSQVRELIKQYLGLELPADKAQVSGSEDEGLFSSFYRVERNLRHALQPVYEVLFERLNTHPGGLRTLSILREDILSILTEENIASLRALDSYLMEKFITWLSPAALELHQITWDDPASLLEKIVAYEAVHPISNLLDLKRRLGIGRRCFGYLHPAIPGEPLIFIEVALLKDVAQTIQEVLWDSPPIPEGEATCALFYSISSTQPGLAGINLGKFLIKRVVTQVKREMPHISTFATLSPIPGFMSWLLSKLASQRLLAEGDNLSQPQAEGSSSTFYENILKPKEEEALMSLPKDIATGENGMDVMFNLLTSTSYKWIHSPELLSALKSPLMRLCARYLLQEKKRGKALDSVANFHLQNGAMVERINWMADRSDKGLSQSGGIMVNYVYRLDHIEEYAHSYFSNAEIHASSALHHWVDVTDTA; this is translated from the exons atgaacaaaaaagctTTGTCCATTTTGATGCGCGCCAGAATGAAGCCCAACGATCGTAcaaacctttctctctctcctattCCTCTAACA AACGCGAGGAGTCAaatgcagcagcagcagcagaatTCCCTCCCAAACGGATCGCCAGGTGATGGAAATTCAGCGCCTAATGACTCCGGCAACTCCGACAG AGAGTTTAAGAGTGTCCGCGCCTCAATGCACTCTGCCATATCAATGAACAAAACAGAAGTTTTAGATGATGTGCTTAATAACTTCTCGGAG GGTTATTTAAGCCTTTCTCGTGAAAACCGTCGCAAGTTGCTCCTTGTCCTTGCTAGAGAGTATGATCTCAATAGGTCACAAGTGCGTGAACTGATAAAGCAGTACCTTGGACTTGAACTTCCTGCTG ACAAAGCTCAAGTGAGTGGCTCTGAAGACGAAGgcttgttttcttctttctatCGCGTTGAGAGGAATTTGAGGCATGCCCTTCAGCCGGTTTATGAAGTTCTCTTTGAGCGTCTAAACACTCATCCTGGAGGGTTGAGGACCTTATCCATTCTTCGAGAAGATATCCTCTCTATTCTCAC AGAGGAAAATATTGCATCGCTGAGAGCATTGGATTCATATTTaatggaaaaatttattacgTGGCTTAGTCCTGCTGCCTTAGAGCTTCACCAGATTACATGGGATGACCCTGCTTCTTTGCTGGAGAAAATTGTTGCCTATGAA GCTGTGCACCCTATTAGCAACCTTCTAGATCTTAAGAGAAGACTGGGAATTGGCCGTCGTTGTTTTGGATATTTACATCCAGCTATTCCTG GTGAACCCCTAATTTTCATTGAAGTTGCACTACTGAAGGATGTTGCTCAGACTATACag GAAGTTTTGTGGGATAGTCCTCCTATACCTGAAGGTGAGGCAACATGTGCCTTGTTCTACTCCATATCATCAACTCAG CCTGGCTTAGCAGGGATCAACTTGGGAAAATTTCTCATCAAACGGGTCGTAACACAGGTGAAAAGAGAGATGCCACATATTTCT ACCTTTGCAACCCTAAGTCCCATCCCGGGATTCATGTCGTGGCTTTTATCCAAGTTAGCATCTCAAAGACTGCTTGCTGAAGGAGACAATTTGTCACAACCACAAGCAGAGGGATCCAGTTCCACTTTCTATGAGAATATACTTAAGcccaaggaagaagaagcacttATGAGTTTACCCAA GGATATTGCTACAGGAGAAAATGGAATGGATGTGATGTTCAACTTGCTTACTTCTACATCCTATAAGTGGATCCATTCACCAGAACTTCTGTCAGCATTAAAATCCCCTTTGATGCGTTTATGTGCCAG GTACCTTCtgcaagagaagaaaagaggaaaagctTTGGACTCTGTAGCAAATTTTCACTTGCAAAATGGAGCG ATGGTTGAAAGAATAAACTGGATGGCAGATCGTTCAGATAAAGGTCTTTCTCAAAGTGGAGGGATCATGGTGAACTATGTGTATAG GTTGGATCACATAGAAGAATATGCCCATTCTTACTTCAGCAATGCTGAAATCCATGCCTCAAGTGCTCTCCATCACTGGGTTGATGTAACAGATACTGCTTAG
- the LOC114368068 gene encoding protein STRUBBELIG-RECEPTOR FAMILY 8-like — translation MARPSFPLALCFSFIFVALPLSLATTDPSDVQALEVMYNVLNSPTQLTGWKIGGGDPCGESWKGVTCEGSAVVSIKLSGLGLDGTLGYLLSDLMSLRDLDLSDNKIHDTIPYQLPPNLTSLNFARNNLSGNLPYSISAMGSLNYLNLSNNALSMTVGDIFASLQDLGTLDLSFNNFSGDLPPSVGALANLSSLFLQKNQLTGSLSALVGLPLDTLNVANNNFSGWIPHELSSIHNFIYDGNSFENRPAPLPPTVTSPPPSGSHRRHHSGSGSHNKTQASDNEKSNGHKGLTVGAVIGIVLGSVLVAAIVFLALVFCIRKQKGKKKGARNFSGSLPRGVINVTPQMQEQRVKSAAVVTDLKPRPAENVTVERVAVKSGSVKQMKSPITSTSYTVASLQSATNSFSQEFIIGEGSLGRVYRADFPNGKVMAIKKIDNSALSLQEEDNFLEAVSNMSRLRHPNIVTLAGYCAEHGQRLLVYEYIANGNLHDMLHFAEDSSKDLSWNARVRIALGTARALEYLHEVCLPSVVHRNFKSANILLDEELNPHLSDCGLAALTPNTERQVSTQMVGSFGYSAPEFALSGVYTVKSDVYSFGVVMLELLTGRKPLDSSRVRSEQSLVRWATPQLHDIDALAKMVDPTLNGMYPAKSLSRFADIIALCVQPEPEFRPPMSEVVQALVRLVQRASVVKRRPSEESGFGHKTPDHDAMDMSF, via the exons ATGGCTCGTCCTAGTTTCCCTCTTGCTCTCTGTTTCTCTTTCATCTTCGTTGCTCTTCCTCTTTCCCTCGCCACCACTGACCCTTCTGAtg TTCAAGCTCTTGAGGTCATGTACAATGTGTTGAATAGTCCAACTCAGCTAACGGGTTGGAAAATCGGTGGTGGTGATCCATGTGGAGAGTCATGGAAAGGGGTAACGTGTGAGGGATCAGCCGTTGTTTCCAT TAAACTCTCAGGTTTAGGACTCGATGGGACTCTGGGGTACTTGCTTTCAGACCTTATGTCACTCAGAGACCT tGACTTAAGTGATAACAAGATCCATGATACAATTCCCTACCAGTTGCCGCCCAATCTTACAAGCCT GAATTTTGCAAGAAATAATTTATCTGGAAATCTTCCTTATTCCATTTCTGCCATGGGTTCACTCAATTATTT GAATTTAAGCAATAATGCACTCTCCATGACAGTTGGTGATATATTTGCTAGTCTTCAAGATCTTGGCACCCT GGATCTATCATTCAATAACTTCTCTGGGGATCTTCCTCCTTCAGTTGGTGCATTGGCCAATCTTTCTTCTCT TTTCTTGCAGAAGAACCAGTTGACTGGTTCTCTTAGTGCTCTCGTTGGTTTGCCTTTGGATACTTT AAATGTTGCAAACAATAATTTCAGTGGATGGATACCCCATGAGCTTAGTTCCATCCATAATTTCAT ATACGATGGAAATTCTTTTGAGAACCGTCCTGCTCCTCTTCCGCCGACAGTTACTTCACCTCCTCCCAGTGGATCTCATAGACGTCATCATTCTGGATCTGGTTCACATAATAAAACACAAGCTTCTGATAATGAAAAATCTAATGGCCATAAGGGTTTGACAGTGGGGGCTGTCATAGGCATTGTTTTAGGTTCAGTACTGGTGGCTGCTATTGTGTTCCTTGCTCTTGTTTTCTGTATCcgaaagcaaaaggggaagaaaaaGGGTGCAAGAAATTTTAGTGGGAGCCTTCCTCGTGGAGTTATTAATG TAACTCCTCAGATGCAAGAGCAGAGGGTAAAAAGTGCTGCTGTTGTTACAGATCTCAAGCCTCGTCCAGCAGAAAATGTGACAGTTGAGAGGGTAGCTGTAAAAAGTGGATCTGTAAAGCAGATGAAATCCCCTATAACTTCTACATCATACACAGTTGCTTCTCTCCAAAGTGCAACAAATAGCTTTAGTCAAGAATTTATTATTGGTGAAGGTTCTCTTGGCCGAGTTTACAGGGCTGATTTTCCAAATGGAAAG GTAATGGCTATTAAGAAGATCGACAACTCAGCTTTGTCATTACAGGAGGAAGACAATTTTCTTGAAGCTGTTTCAAATATGTCACGCTTGCGGCACCCAAACATTGTGACATTGGCTGGATATTGTGCAGAGCATGGCCAACGACTTCTAGTTTATGAGTATATAGCAAATGGAAATCTGCATGACATGCTCCATTTTGCTGAAGATAGCAGCAAGGATTTGTCTTGGAATGCCCGTGTACGCATAGCACTTGGCACAGCCCGGGCTTTAGA GTACCTGCATGAAGTGTGCTTGCCTTCTGTTGTACATAGAAATTTCAAATCTGCAAATATATTACTTGATGAGGAGCTCAATCCTCACCTGTCTGACTGTGGTTTAGCTGCTTTGACACCAAACACTGAGCGGCAG GTATCAACTCAGATGGTCGGTTCATTTGGTTATAGTGCTCCTGAGTTTGCATTATCTGGAGTATACACTGTAAAAAGTGATGTTTACAGCTTTGGGGTGGTTATGCTGGAACTATTGACTGGTCGGAAGCCACTTGACAG TTCACGGGTTCGATCAGAGCAGTCACTTGTGAGGTGGGCTACACCACAACTCCATGATATAGATGCCTTGGCCAAAATGGTTGATCCTACTTTGAACGGCATGTATCCTGCAAAGTCACTGTCACGCTTTGCTGATATCATTGCCCTCTGTGTTCAG CCGGAACCCGAATTTCGACCTCCGATGTCTGAGGTGGTGCAAGCATTGGTTCGGTTAGTGCAAAGAGCAAGTGTGGTTAAAAGACGACCAAGTGAGGAATCTGGTTTTGGTCACAAGACCCCAGACCATGATGCCATGGACATGTCATTTTAA
- the LOC114368717 gene encoding uncharacterized protein LOC114368717, whose amino-acid sequence MAALISKRILRCSSGSLHSLGRCYFDSPGFASIYKPRDVCGGLSGERMFSADRSLVGSMVRQFSTSILTPGDDDSAFPSDLLSKKILATSERTIGLCQDLLIPVTNFHNEDKGYMVLPGDVFDLPIRKDIIHRVVRWQLAKRQQGTHSTKTISEVSGTGRKPWNQKGTGRARHGSLRGPQFRGGATMHGPKPRSHAFKVNKKVRRLGLKIALSARAAEGKLLVFEDLAVPTHKTKNIVNYYNQMEDTKKLLLVDGAIDEKLKLSTQNLHYVNVLPSIGLNVYSILLHDTLVMSRAAVSKIVERMHTPINR is encoded by the exons ATGGCAGCGTTGATTTCCAAAAGGATCCTACGTTGTTCTTCTGGGTCCTTGCATTCACTAGGACGATGTTACTTTGATTCACCTGGGTTTGCCTCTATTTATAAACCACGTG ATGTATGCGGCGGTTTATCTGGGGAGAGAATGTTTTCTGCAGATCGTTCTTTG GTCGGGTCCATGGTCCGGCAGTTTTCTACTTCTATTTTAACTCCCGGAGATGATGATAGTGCATTTCCGTCTGATTTATTGTCCAAAAAGATTCTGGCAACATCCGAGCGTACTATTG GGCTTTGCCAGGATCTTTTAATTCCAGTAACCAACTTTCATAATGAAGACAAGGGCTATATGGTTTTACCTGGAGATGTTTTTGATTTGCCTATTCGGAAGGACATTATTCATCGTGTTGTTAGGTGGCAGCTTGCAAAACGACAACAG GGGACTCACTCAACAAAAACTATCAGTGAGGTCAGTGGCACTGGGAGAAAACCTTGGAATCAAAAGGGAACTGGTAGAGCAAGGCATGGTTCATTGCGTGGGCCTCAG TTCAGGGGTGGTGCCACCATGCATGGCCCTAAGCCCCGAAGCCATGCTTTCAAAGTCAATAAGAAGGTTCGACGTCTAGGGCTGAAGATTGCTTTATCAGCTCGTGCAGCAGAAGGAAAG ctTCTTGTTTTTGAGGATCTGGCGGTTCCCACACATAAAACCAagaatattgtgaattattacAATCAAATGGAGGATACCAAGAAACTGCTGCTTGTAGATGGCGCTATAgatgaaaagttaaaattatctaCACAAAATCTACACTATGTTAACGTACTTCCCTCCATT GGCTTGAATGTCTACAGCATTTTGCTGCATGATACATTGGTGATGTCCCGAGCTGCTGTGAGCAAAATTGTTGAGCGCATGCATACTCCAATAAATCGTTGA
- the LOC114366839 gene encoding 39S ribosomal protein L46, mitochondrial-like, translating into MKMSLVRPLLTKRGFSTSSENLVASVLFERLPVVIPKIDPVVYAFQEFSFRWRQQYQRRYPDEFLDKSDARGKGDYQIDYVPAPRVTEADKNNDRRSLQRALDRRLYLLLYGIAYGAPSGKPVWHFPEKVYESEDNMRKCAESALKSVLGDLSNTYFVGNAPMAHTVVQPTEDQSRSTSFKRFFFKSQVIAKNKFNIGKCEDHVWVTKDELMEYFPEQAEFLNKMIIS; encoded by the exons ATGAAGATGTCATTGGTTCGACCTCTCTTGACAAAGCGAGGGTTCAGCACAAGCTCTGAGAACCTTGTTGCTTCTGTGCTCTTTGAGAGACTGCCAGTGGTCATTCCCAAAATTGACCCTGTAGTCTATGCATTTCAAGAATTCTC GTTTCGATGGCGACAACAATATCAACGCAGATATCCTGATGAATTTCTAGACAAATCTGATGCAAG GGGGAAAGGTGATTATCAGATTGACTATGTGCCAGCACCACGAGTCACTGAAGCTGACAAAAACAATGATCGAAG GTCATTACAAAGAGCTCTTGATAGAAGACTATACCTTCTCCTCTATGGTATTGCATATGGTGCTCCAAGCGGGAAGCCTGTGTGGCATTTTCCTGAGAAAGTTTATGAATCCGAGGACAACATGCGCAAG TGTGCAGAGTCTGCATTGAAGTCAGTCTTAGGAGATCTTTCTAATACATATTTTGTTGGAAATGCTCCAATGGCCCATACGGTTGTTCAGCCTACAGAAGACCAGTCTAGATCCACATCTTTTAAG AGATTCTTCTTCAAGTCTCAAGTTATTgctaaaaacaaattcaacattGGAAAATGTGAGGATCATGTCTGGGTGACAAAGGATGAATTGATGGAGTATTTTCCCGAGCAAGCTGAGTTTTTGAACAAGATGATCATTAGCTGA